The following coding sequences are from one Macaca mulatta isolate MMU2019108-1 chromosome 7, T2T-MMU8v2.0, whole genome shotgun sequence window:
- the CPNE6 gene encoding LOW QUALITY PROTEIN: copine-6 (The sequence of the model RefSeq protein was modified relative to this genomic sequence to represent the inferred CDS: deleted 1 base in 1 codon): protein MVFKEHGKITFCCIPGPINSSRAGVGASASGWSSKGVRARAREPERGAPDREPSDMSDPEMGWVPEPPTMTLGASRVELRVSCHGLLDRDTLTKPHPCVLLKLYSDEQWVEVERTEVLRSCSSPVFSRVLALEYFFEEKQPLQFHVFDAEDGATSPRNDTFLGSTECTLGQIVSQTKITKPLLLKNGKTAGKSTITIVAEEVSGTNDYVQLTFRAHKLDNKDLFSKSDPFMEIYKTNGDQSDQLVWRTEVVKNNLNPSWEPFRLSLHSLCSCDVHRPLKFLVYDYDSSGKHDFIGEFTSTFQEMQEGTANPGQEMQWDCINPKYRDKKKNYKSSGTVVLAQCTVEKVHTFLDYIMGGCQISFTVAIDFTASNGDPRSSQSLHCLSPRQPNHYLQALRAVGGICQDYDSDKRFPAFGFGARIPPNFEVSHDFAINFDPENPECEEISGVIASYRRCLPQIQLYGPTNVAPIINRVAEPAQREQSTGQATKYSVLLVLTDGVVSDMAETRTAIVRASRLPMSIIIVGVGNADFSDMRLLDGDDGPLRCPRGVPAARDIVQFVPFRDFKDAAPSALAKCVLAEVPRQVVEYYASQGISPGAPRPCTLATTPSPSP, encoded by the exons ATGGTTTTTAAGGAGCACGGGAAGATC ACATTCTGCTGTATTCCGG GCCCCATAAATAGCAGCAGAGCCGGAGTTGGAGCCAGCGCCAGCGGCTGGAGCAGCAAGGGAGTCAGGGCCAGGGCCAGAGAGCCGGAGAGAGGAGCCCCCGACCGAGAGCCCAG TGACATGTCGGACCCTGAGATGGGATGGGTGCCTGAGCCCCCAACCATGACGCTGGGGGCCTCTCGGGTGGAGCTGCGGGTGtcctgccatggcctcctggACCGAGACACACTCACCAAACCCCATCCCTGCGTGCTGCTCAAGCTCTACTCTGATGAGCAGTGGGTGGAG GTAGAGCGCACGGAGGTGCTTCGCTCCTGTTCCAGCCCTGTCTTCTCCCGGGTGCTGGCCCTCGagtatttttttgaggagaaGCAGCCCCTGCAGTTCCACGTGTTCGATGCTGAGGATGGAGCCACCAGCCCCCGAAATGATACCTTCCTCGGCTCTACAGAGTGCACCTTGGGCCAG ATTGTGTCACAAACCAAGATCACTAAGCCATTGCTGCTGAAGAATGGGAAGACTGCGGGCAAGTCCACCATCACG ATCGTGGCTGAGGAGGTTTCTGGCACAAACGACTATGTGCAACTCACCTTCAGAGCCCACAAGCTGGACAACAAG GATCTATTCAGCAAGTCTGACCCTTTCATGGAAATCTATAAGACGAACGGGGACCAAAGTGATCAGCTGGTCTGGAGAACTGAG GTGGTGAAGAACAACCTGAACCCCAGCTGGGAGCCGTTTCGCCTGTCCCTGCATTCCCTGTGCAGCTGTGATGTCCACCGACCTCTCAAG TTCCTGGTATATGACTATGACTCCAGTGGGAAGCATGACTTCATCGGCGAGTTCACCAGCACTTTCCAGGAGATGCAGGAAGGGACGGCAAACCCTGGGCAGGAG ATGCAGTGGGACTGTATCAACCCCAAGTATCGGGACAAGAAGAAGAATTACAAGAGCTCAGGGACGGTAGTGCTGGCCCAGTGCACG GTGGAGAAGGTACACACCTTCCTGGATTACATCATGGGTGGCTGCCAGATCAGCTTCACG GTGGCCATCGACTTCACCGCCTCCAATGGGGACCCGAGGAGCAGCCAGTCCCTGCACTGCCTCAGCCCCCGACAGCCCAACCACTACCTGCAGGCCCTGCGTGCAGTGGGAGGCATCTGCCAGGACTATGACAG TGACAAGCGGTTCCCAGCTTTTGGCTTTGGGGCTCGAATCCCCCCCAACTTCGAG GTGTCCCATGACTTTGCTATCAACTTTGACCCGGAAAATCCTGAATGTGAAG AGATCTCAGGGGTCATCGCCTCCTACCGTCGTTGCCTGCCCCAGATCCAGCTCTACGGCCCCACCAACGTGGCCCCCATCATCAACCGTGTGGCTGAGCCGGCCCAGCGGGAGCAGAGCACCGGCCAAGCCACG AAGTACTCGGTGCTGCTGGTGCTCACTGACGGTGTGGTGAGCGACATGGCTGAGACTCGCACTGCTATCGTGCGTGCCTCCCGCCTGCCCATGTCCATCATCATTGTGGGCGTGGGCAATGCTGACTTCTCTGACATGCGGCTGCTGGATGGCGACGACGGTCCCTTGCGCTGCCCCCGAGGGGTGCCTGCAGCCCGAGACATTGTCCAGTTTGTGCCCTTCCGAGACTTCAAGGAT GCTGCCCCCTCTGCACTCGCCAAGTGTGTCCTGGCTGAGGTGCCACGGCAGGTGGTGGAGTACTACGCCAGCCAGGGCATCAGCCCTGGGGCTCCCAGGCCCTGCACACTGGCCACGACTCCCAGCCCTAGCCCATGA